A region from the Bradyrhizobium erythrophlei genome encodes:
- a CDS encoding indolepyruvate ferredoxin oxidoreductase family protein — protein MGINQGPISLDQKYTQGSGHVFLTGIQALVRLPMAQIRRDRANGLNTAGFISGYRGSPLGGYDQQLFAARKHLEQYNVKFQPGVNEDLAATAIWGSQQLNLSPGAKHDGVVGIWYGKGPGVDRCGDVFRHGNAAGSAKNGGVLCLAGDDHGAKSSTVPHQSDHAFISALMPYLYPSSIHEMIEMGLLGIAMSRYSGCWVGMKVITETVETTAEVDLTDEMKPFIIPTDFEMPPGGLNLRWPDDRFDQDRRLQDYKGFAAIAFARANKVNRITMDSPNARFGIMASGKSYEDIRQALRELDVTPEVAAKIGLRLYKIGMPWPLEPQGVREFAVGLEEIMIIEERREIVENQVKQELFNWRDDVRPRIVGKMDEHDKRFLPFAEELSVASLASSLTERLLRLNLNPEIAAMLRAKADWFNGRQATQMQAVAPVTRTPYFCSGCPHNTSTKVPEGSRAFAGIGCHFMALWMDRSTETFTHMGGEGVPWVGVAPFTREEHVFANLGDGTYFHSGSLAIRQAVASKANITYKILYNDATAMTGGQHVDGELSPQQITFQLHSEGIRDIYLVSENPDAYPASEIAPGTKTAHRDQLDEVQKTLRQVKGASAIVFVQTCAAEKRRRRKRGTLEDPQRRVFINSAVCEGCGDCSVQSNCISVEPLETEMGRKRAINQSTCNKDYSCVKGFCPSFVTIDGGKLRRRAPADLGNIDELPEPATKPSLERSYNVAVGGVGGTGVLTIGALLGMAAHIEGKASMILDMSGLAQKGGAVLSHVRLSEHTADVTCSRIVTGTADLVIAADEVVAAAKETMTLCESGRTYGVINSHVIPTADFILNRDFNFQSGKVNHVLETALRKDSSFLDFTKPAETLLGDSIATNMMMMGYAYQKGLLPLSAASIEQAIEVNGVAIKMNTQAFRLGRLAAADPARIVAMMKGQDDTVAPKTLEAMSLDEIIAHRSALLTDYQDKKLAERYRKLVTQVRDAALNGGFGEELPRAVAINYVKLLAYKDEYEVARLYTDGRFEKQIRDQFDGDFKIKFNLAPPIMGGGKDALGRPKKRAFGPWMMPVFRLLAKLRHLRGTAFDIFGQSPDRRLERDLIAGYEKDVAHVLSVLSPLTLDTAIEILSLPDRIRGYGPVKEKSVQDAKARYAQLAKDLANPPPAPRQIAAE, from the coding sequence ATGGGAATCAACCAGGGTCCGATCAGTCTCGACCAGAAATACACGCAAGGGTCAGGCCACGTTTTCCTGACCGGGATCCAGGCGCTGGTTCGCCTCCCAATGGCCCAGATCCGGCGCGACCGCGCCAACGGCCTCAACACCGCGGGTTTCATCAGCGGCTATCGCGGCTCGCCACTTGGCGGTTACGACCAGCAACTGTTCGCGGCCCGCAAACACCTCGAACAATACAACGTCAAATTCCAGCCCGGCGTGAACGAAGACCTGGCTGCCACCGCGATCTGGGGCTCGCAGCAGCTCAACCTGTCGCCCGGCGCCAAACACGATGGGGTGGTCGGGATCTGGTACGGCAAGGGCCCCGGCGTCGATCGCTGCGGCGACGTGTTCCGCCATGGCAATGCCGCGGGCTCGGCAAAGAACGGCGGCGTGCTGTGCCTTGCCGGCGACGACCACGGCGCGAAATCCTCCACCGTGCCGCATCAGTCGGACCACGCGTTCATTTCGGCGCTGATGCCCTACCTTTACCCCTCCAGCATCCACGAAATGATCGAGATGGGGCTTCTGGGCATCGCGATGTCGCGCTATTCCGGCTGCTGGGTCGGCATGAAGGTGATCACCGAAACCGTGGAGACCACGGCGGAGGTCGATCTCACCGACGAGATGAAGCCCTTCATCATCCCGACCGATTTCGAGATGCCGCCGGGCGGGCTCAATCTGCGCTGGCCCGATGACCGCTTTGACCAGGACCGCCGCCTGCAGGATTACAAGGGCTTCGCTGCGATCGCCTTTGCCCGCGCCAACAAGGTCAACCGCATCACCATGGATTCGCCGAACGCGCGCTTCGGCATCATGGCCTCCGGCAAGAGCTATGAGGACATTCGCCAGGCGCTGCGCGAACTCGATGTGACGCCGGAAGTCGCCGCCAAGATTGGCCTGCGGCTTTACAAGATCGGCATGCCGTGGCCGCTGGAGCCGCAAGGCGTGCGCGAATTCGCGGTCGGCCTCGAAGAGATCATGATCATCGAGGAACGCCGCGAGATCGTCGAAAACCAGGTGAAGCAGGAACTATTCAACTGGCGCGACGACGTCCGTCCGCGCATCGTCGGCAAGATGGATGAGCACGACAAGCGCTTCCTGCCCTTTGCCGAGGAGCTCAGCGTCGCGTCGCTGGCGAGCTCGCTGACCGAGCGGCTGTTGCGGCTCAATCTCAATCCCGAAATCGCAGCGATGCTGCGCGCCAAGGCCGACTGGTTCAATGGCCGCCAGGCCACCCAGATGCAGGCGGTGGCGCCGGTCACCCGCACGCCGTATTTCTGCTCCGGCTGTCCGCACAACACCTCGACCAAGGTGCCCGAAGGCAGCCGCGCCTTTGCCGGCATCGGCTGCCATTTCATGGCGCTGTGGATGGATCGCAGCACCGAAACGTTTACCCATATGGGCGGCGAGGGCGTGCCGTGGGTCGGTGTCGCGCCCTTCACCAGGGAAGAACACGTGTTCGCCAATCTCGGCGACGGCACCTATTTCCACTCGGGAAGCCTTGCGATCCGCCAGGCGGTCGCCTCCAAGGCCAACATCACCTACAAGATCCTCTACAACGACGCCACCGCGATGACCGGTGGCCAGCATGTCGACGGCGAATTGTCGCCGCAGCAGATCACCTTCCAGCTGCACTCCGAAGGCATCCGCGATATTTATCTGGTATCGGAAAATCCCGACGCCTATCCGGCTTCCGAGATCGCGCCCGGCACCAAGACTGCGCACCGCGACCAGCTCGACGAGGTCCAGAAGACGCTGCGCCAGGTCAAGGGCGCCTCGGCCATCGTGTTCGTGCAGACCTGTGCTGCCGAAAAGCGCCGCCGCCGCAAGCGGGGAACGCTGGAGGATCCGCAGCGCCGCGTCTTCATCAATTCGGCGGTCTGCGAAGGCTGCGGCGACTGCTCCGTGCAGTCGAACTGCATCTCGGTCGAGCCGCTGGAGACCGAGATGGGCCGCAAGCGCGCCATCAATCAATCGACGTGCAACAAGGACTATTCCTGCGTCAAGGGATTCTGCCCGTCCTTCGTCACCATCGACGGCGGCAAGCTGCGCCGCCGCGCGCCGGCCGATCTCGGCAATATCGACGAGCTGCCGGAACCGGCCACAAAACCCTCGCTGGAGCGGTCCTACAACGTCGCGGTCGGCGGCGTCGGCGGCACCGGCGTCTTGACCATCGGCGCGCTGCTCGGCATGGCCGCGCATATCGAAGGCAAGGCCAGCATGATCCTGGACATGTCGGGGCTGGCGCAGAAGGGCGGCGCGGTGCTGAGCCATGTGCGCCTGTCCGAGCATACCGCCGACGTCACCTGTTCGCGGATCGTCACCGGCACCGCCGATCTCGTGATCGCCGCCGACGAGGTGGTGGCCGCGGCCAAGGAGACCATGACGCTGTGCGAATCCGGCCGCACCTATGGCGTCATCAACAGCCACGTGATCCCGACCGCCGATTTCATCCTCAACCGCGATTTCAATTTCCAGAGCGGCAAGGTCAATCATGTACTGGAAACCGCGTTGCGCAAGGATTCCTCGTTCCTCGATTTCACCAAGCCGGCCGAAACCCTGCTCGGCGATTCCATCGCCACCAACATGATGATGATGGGCTATGCCTATCAGAAGGGATTGCTGCCGCTGTCGGCGGCCTCAATCGAGCAGGCGATCGAGGTCAACGGCGTCGCGATCAAGATGAACACGCAGGCGTTCCGGCTCGGGCGCCTGGCCGCGGCCGATCCGGCGCGCATCGTTGCGATGATGAAAGGCCAGGACGACACGGTCGCGCCGAAGACGCTGGAGGCGATGTCGCTCGACGAGATCATCGCCCACCGCAGCGCGCTGCTGACGGATTACCAGGACAAGAAGCTTGCCGAGCGCTACCGCAAGCTGGTGACGCAGGTGCGCGACGCGGCGCTGAACGGCGGCTTCGGCGAGGAACTGCCGCGGGCGGTCGCGATCAATTATGTAAAACTGCTCGCCTACAAGGACGAGTACGAGGTAGCGCGGCTCTACACCGACGGCCGCTTCGAAAAGCAGATCCGCGACCAGTTCGACGGCGACTTCAAGATCAAGTTCAATCTGGCGCCGCCGATCATGGGCGGCGGCAAGGACGCGCTGGGACGGCCGAAGAAGCGCGCGTTCGGTCCCTGGATGATGCCGGTGTTCCGGCTGCTGGCGAAGCTGCGCCATCTGCGCGGCACGGCGTTCGACATCTTCGGTCAAAGCCCCGACCGCCGGCTCGAACGCGACCTGATCGCTGGTTACGAAAAGGACGTCGCCCACGTGCTGAGCGTGCTGTCGCCACTGACCTTGGACACCGCGATCGAGATTCTCTCGCTGCCCGACCGCATCCGCGGCTATGGGCCGGTGAAGGAGAAGTCGGTGCAGGACGCCAAGGCCCGCTACGCGCAGCTGGCGAAAGACCTCGCCAACCCGCCGCCGGCCCCGCGCCAGATCGCGGCGGAGTAA
- a CDS encoding c-type cytochrome encodes MRVILATLLLCTAFSAAQAETEPLAETLARGKALTIAGDCGGCHTADPAKPLAGGKRIDTPFGAIYSPNLTPDRETGLGAWSDDDFVRAFRYGMAPDGSHYYPAFPYPYFTKLTRQDLTAIRTYLATLAPVRTTLPPSQLHWPLNYRVLMRAWNYFFFRPGIFEPNQQKSAEWNRGGYLVTAAAHCGACHTPKNLFGAARQSQAFGGRTVGGWFAPRLDGAERSGLKSWSVDDIVEYLASGRNGKSHVNGPMAGVVVNSTSQMSDADIRAIAVYLKDLPAGEPEPAVSPPPPAPAEMAAGKALYDRACVACHEADGSGAPRIYPPLPGNANLQSADPASTLRIILDGAQTVTTPRAPNKGSMPGYARQWSDQEIADVTNYIRNSWGNAAPLVSPAQVAKARKER; translated from the coding sequence ATGCGGGTGATTCTCGCGACGCTGCTTTTGTGCACCGCATTCAGCGCTGCCCAGGCAGAGACCGAACCCTTGGCGGAAACTCTTGCGCGCGGCAAGGCGCTGACCATTGCCGGCGATTGCGGGGGTTGCCACACTGCCGACCCGGCAAAACCCCTCGCGGGGGGAAAACGCATCGACACCCCGTTCGGCGCGATCTACTCGCCGAACCTGACGCCGGACCGTGAAACCGGATTGGGCGCCTGGAGCGACGACGATTTCGTCCGCGCCTTCCGCTACGGAATGGCGCCCGACGGCTCGCACTACTACCCGGCTTTCCCCTACCCATATTTCACGAAACTGACCCGCCAGGATCTAACGGCGATCCGCACCTATCTCGCGACGCTTGCGCCTGTCCGCACGACGCTGCCGCCGTCGCAACTACACTGGCCGCTGAATTATCGCGTGCTGATGCGGGCCTGGAATTACTTTTTCTTCCGGCCCGGAATATTCGAGCCGAACCAGCAGAAAAGCGCGGAATGGAATCGCGGCGGCTATCTGGTCACCGCCGCCGCGCATTGCGGCGCATGTCACACGCCCAAGAACCTCTTCGGCGCCGCCAGGCAGAGCCAAGCCTTTGGCGGACGAACGGTCGGCGGCTGGTTCGCACCACGCCTCGATGGCGCCGAACGCAGCGGGCTGAAATCCTGGAGTGTCGACGACATCGTCGAGTACCTCGCAAGCGGTCGCAACGGCAAGAGTCACGTCAACGGGCCGATGGCAGGCGTCGTGGTGAACTCGACCTCCCAAATGAGCGACGCAGATATTCGCGCCATCGCGGTGTATCTGAAGGATCTGCCAGCCGGCGAACCGGAGCCGGCAGTCTCCCCGCCGCCGCCGGCGCCGGCGGAGATGGCCGCGGGCAAGGCGCTCTACGACCGCGCCTGCGTCGCCTGCCATGAAGCCGACGGCAGCGGCGCGCCGCGCATCTATCCGCCGCTGCCCGGCAACGCCAATTTGCAGTCCGCCGACCCCGCCAGCACGCTTCGCATCATCCTCGACGGCGCGCAGACAGTGACGACACCGCGTGCGCCCAACAAAGGCTCGATGCCGGGATATGCCAGGCAATGGTCGGATCAGGAGATCGCCGACGTCACCAATTATATCCGCAATTCCTGGGGCAACGCCGCGCCGCTGGTCAGCCCGGCGCAGGTCGCAAAGGCGAGGAAAGAGCGATAG
- a CDS encoding trimeric intracellular cation channel family protein: MWGLLPSVNVLYLLSLVALAAQAMTAALAAGKRSMDWVGVCMLGCITALGGGTIRDVLLGHYPLVWVQNPSYLALTAIAALVTVLIARAVHRLSLAFLVLDAIGLVVFTMAGCDVAWQTGASLPIVIVSGMITGCAGGVLRDILCNDVPLLFRSELYASVSVVTGLFYATAFGLKLNDEAWTILTFVLGLSFRLLAIRYKWEMPKFVFNEDRR; this comes from the coding sequence ATGTGGGGCCTGCTTCCGAGCGTTAATGTCTTGTACCTGCTGTCGCTGGTGGCGCTCGCCGCGCAGGCGATGACGGCGGCGCTGGCTGCGGGAAAGCGCAGCATGGACTGGGTAGGCGTATGCATGCTCGGCTGCATCACCGCGCTGGGCGGCGGAACGATCCGCGATGTCCTGCTCGGGCATTATCCGCTGGTCTGGGTGCAAAACCCTTCTTATCTCGCGCTGACGGCCATTGCGGCCTTGGTGACCGTCCTGATCGCGCGCGCGGTGCATCGCCTGTCTCTCGCGTTTCTCGTGCTCGACGCGATCGGCCTCGTGGTCTTCACCATGGCCGGCTGCGACGTCGCCTGGCAAACCGGTGCGTCGCTGCCGATCGTGATCGTGTCGGGGATGATCACCGGGTGCGCCGGAGGCGTGCTGCGCGACATCCTCTGCAACGACGTGCCGCTGTTGTTTCGCTCCGAACTCTACGCCAGCGTTTCCGTGGTCACCGGGCTGTTCTACGCCACCGCCTTCGGCCTCAAACTGAATGACGAAGCCTGGACGATCCTGACCTTCGTGCTCGGCCTGTCGTTTCGACTGTTGGCGATCCGCTACAAGTGGGAAATGCCGAAATTTGTCTTCAACGAGGATCGCCGTTGA
- a CDS encoding isocitrate lyase/PEP mutase family protein → MPLTTAEKRATFRKLHGSGCFVIPNPWDIGSAQALQHMGFKALASTSAGFAWSIGKADNRVTLDEVCAHLTALCSATDLPVNADFESGFAQEPEQVGANVARAVRTGIAGLSIEDSTGDKDKPLYERALGIERIKAARAAIDADTSGVLLVGRCEGFLVGQADLAMVIDRLQAYAEAGADCLYAPGIRTKEQISAVVKAVDPKPVNLLLGWPGLSVAEAAELGVRRISVGGSLARAAWGGFMRAAQEIAEKGTFTELGNGYAGGELNKMFG, encoded by the coding sequence ATGCCGCTGACGACCGCAGAAAAACGCGCGACATTCCGCAAGCTGCACGGGTCGGGATGTTTCGTGATCCCGAATCCCTGGGACATCGGCAGTGCGCAGGCGCTGCAGCACATGGGCTTCAAGGCGCTCGCCTCCACCAGCGCCGGCTTTGCCTGGTCGATCGGCAAGGCGGACAACCGCGTCACGCTCGATGAGGTCTGCGCGCATCTCACCGCGCTGTGCAGTGCTACCGATCTGCCCGTCAATGCCGACTTCGAGAGCGGCTTTGCGCAAGAGCCGGAGCAGGTCGGCGCAAATGTCGCGCGCGCGGTCAGGACCGGAATCGCCGGATTGTCGATCGAGGATTCCACCGGCGACAAGGACAAACCGCTGTACGAGCGCGCCCTGGGAATCGAACGCATCAAGGCGGCGCGGGCCGCGATCGATGCCGACACCAGCGGCGTGCTGCTGGTCGGCCGCTGCGAAGGATTTTTGGTCGGGCAGGCGGATCTCGCCATGGTGATCGACCGGCTGCAGGCCTATGCGGAGGCCGGCGCCGATTGCCTGTACGCGCCGGGCATCCGTACCAAAGAGCAGATCTCGGCGGTCGTGAAGGCGGTGGATCCGAAGCCGGTCAATCTCCTGCTGGGATGGCCCGGCCTCTCGGTCGCGGAAGCCGCCGAACTCGGCGTTCGCCGCATCAGCGTCGGCGGCTCGCTGGCGCGCGCCGCCTGGGGCGGTTTTATGCGCGCGGCGCAGGAGATCGCTGAGAAGGGGACTTTCACCGAACTAGGCAATGGCTATGCCGGCGGCGAGTTGAACAAGATGTTTGGCTGA
- a CDS encoding NIPSNAP family protein has product MMITVFIRYQIDPFKRTLFEEYSKRWLAIIPRCGGDLHGYWMPHEGTNNIAFALISFENLAAYENYRARLRTDEEGMANFAFAEENKFILAEERSFLRKVVA; this is encoded by the coding sequence TTGATGATTACCGTTTTCATCCGCTACCAGATCGATCCGTTCAAGCGCACGCTGTTCGAGGAATATTCGAAACGCTGGCTTGCCATCATCCCCCGATGCGGCGGCGACCTTCACGGCTACTGGATGCCGCATGAAGGCACCAACAACATCGCCTTCGCGCTGATTTCCTTTGAAAATCTAGCGGCCTATGAAAATTATCGCGCAAGGCTTCGCACCGACGAGGAAGGCATGGCCAATTTCGCATTTGCCGAGGAGAACAAATTCATCCTCGCGGAGGAACGCAGCTTCCTGCGCAAGGTGGTCGCCTGA